The stretch of DNA TTTTTCTTTTGCCGTATTGCTGGACCTTTCTCCCATGTCTGTAAGCATATAACCCGGAAGAACTGCGTTGACCATTATATTATACCTGCTGAACTCTTTTGCCGTTGTCAGCGTGAGTCCGATAAGCCCTGCCTTTGATGCCGAATATGCAGAAAGCCCGGCCTTGCCTTTGACGCCGGCAAACGAAGAAATATTTATGATATGTTTGCATTTTTGTTTGATTTGATAATCCCCCCCGCCCCCCTTTGCAAAAGGGGGGGATGGAGGGATTGTTTCTTTAATTTTTTGATTCATCATGTATGGTGCAACCGCGCGGATGAAATTAAAGGCGCCTTTGAGGTTTGTGCCGATAACTTCATCAAAATCTTTTTCTGAGGTCCTGAGCAAAAGAGCCTCTTTTGTTATGCCGGCATTATTTACAAGGACGTCAATCCTTCCCCACTTTTTCACAACTTCATCAACGAGGCTTTGTATTTCCTTAAAATCCCTTGCATCAGCTTTAAATATCATGGAATCCTTAATCTGTGCGGCAACGCCCTTGGCGTCACTGAT from Nitrospirota bacterium encodes:
- a CDS encoding SDR family NAD(P)-dependent oxidoreductase yields the protein MVCLITGSSRGLGMALALACGKRGHSVAVHCKDRISDAKGVAAQIKDSMIFKADARDFKEIQSLVDEVVKKWGRIDVLVNNAGITKEALLLRTSEKDFDEVIGTNLKGAFNFIRAVAPYMMNQKIKETIPPSPPFAKGGGGDYQIKQKCKHIINISSFAGVKGKAGLSAYSASKAGLIGLTLTTAKEFSRYNIMVNAVLPGYMLTDMGERSSNTAKEKALEESLVKDFSNPNAVAEFICRLSETTGITGQVFNLDSRII